In the genome of Desulfofarcimen acetoxidans DSM 771, one region contains:
- a CDS encoding type II toxin-antitoxin system HicB family antitoxin gives MKNMEYYLKLNYDIKLRKLTEDEGEGWLAQIPLLPGCMSDGDTPVEALANIEDAKKSWIETCRELGRPVPEPITDEHSGQLRIRIPKTLHRILAERAKEENISLNQYINYQLSRGVGYTPK, from the coding sequence TTGAAAAACATGGAATATTATCTCAAACTCAATTATGATATAAAGTTACGAAAACTCACGGAAGATGAGGGTGAAGGATGGTTAGCTCAAATCCCGCTACTTCCTGGCTGCATGTCTGATGGCGACACACCAGTAGAAGCCCTTGCAAATATCGAAGATGCTAAAAAATCCTGGATTGAAACATGCCGCGAACTTGGCCGCCCTGTACCTGAACCAATAACCGATGAACATTCTGGCCAATTAAGAATTCGTATACCCAAAACACTTCATCGAATATTAGCTGAAAGAGCGAAAGAGGAAAATATTAGCCTTAACCAGTATATAAACTATCAGTTATCTCGCGGTGTTGGCTATACTCCTAAATAA
- a CDS encoding type II toxin-antitoxin system HicA family toxin → MTKFSKLYTKIVRNPKDVEFDELDKIFKKYNFKRRQPSKGSSHYTYFHDKIDDIVTVPKDKPIKAIYVKIAIAAIEKLRKEDE, encoded by the coding sequence ATGACTAAATTTAGCAAGCTATACACTAAAATAGTTCGTAATCCTAAAGATGTAGAATTTGATGAGCTTGATAAAATTTTTAAAAAATATAACTTTAAACGGCGGCAACCAAGTAAAGGCTCCAGCCATTACACTTACTTTCACGATAAAATAGATGATATAGTCACAGTCCCAAAAGATAAACCAATTAAAGCCATTTACGTTAAAATCGCCATAGCCGCAATAGAAAAATTAAGAAAAGAGGATGAGTAA